ATAGAGATCCATATGAACAGGATATAAGGGAGTACAGTTACAGacagcgagaaagagaaagagagagagaacgctatGAATCTGATAGAGAACGAGATCATGAAAGACGAACTTGTGAGCGAAGCCAAAGCCCAACGCACTCGAGAAGAGCTCAGAGTTGCAGCGCTTCGCCAGCACAGTCTGAGAGGCATCAAAGTGACAGTGTGGATTCTGAACGCAGGATATACAGTCGATCATCGGACCGTAGCGGTAGCTGCAGTTCACTATCACCTCCACGATACGATAAAGCAGATAAACCAGACAAAGTTCGACCGGACCGTTatgagaaaaatgaaaaggaGAAAGATCGGCTGTTTGAACCTGAAAGAGCTGAAAAACGAACCCAAAGAAAAGACAAGTCTGAAAAAttggaaagaacaaagaaaattgagaAATCTGAAGTGGAGAAACTGGATAAGAAAGAGAAAATTGAGAAGCTTAAAATACGGAAGGTGAAACCTCCATCTCCAAGTTCCCTGTCTTCTGAAACAGACCATGAAGTAGATAGGGACCTAAATCTTGATAGTCTAAAGGGCAAAACtaaacaaggaaaagacaaagcAGAGAAAGAAGGAGCTTCAAAAAATCGTTTGGACTTAATTCCTTGTGTGGTGTTAACTCGTGTAAAGGAGAGAGAGGCAAAAATGATTGAGCCCTTGAATGCAGAGAAACCAAGAggaaagtcagagagtgacacTGTCAAATCTCCATCTGCAGAACAGAATAAAGTACAGTTAACTCGACTTGACCAGACAAAAACTGAACTATCAAAATTAGAACCTTCCAGGCCAAAAGTGCCAAAAGAGAAGTTGCTTGCCAGCCAAATAGAGGTTGTGGGTAAGGAAGTGAAAATTAAGCATAAAAAGAACCTCAAATCAGAACCATGCCCTGAAGCACCAAATGCAATGGATATTGACAAACTGGAGGCTAGGAAGAGACGTTTTGCAGATCCCACTTTAAGAACGGATCGGCAGAAATTAGAGGTTAAGCGAGGcagtcaagaggaagaggaactCCGACTAGGTCTAAGAAAACCACCTGAACTAGCTGCTTGGAGAGAAATGCCTACAGTAGGCAAAGAAGGAGATTTGGACCGAAGACCTTTGCGGAAAGAATTACTCAAAAGGGAGCATAGGAAAGTCAAGCAAGAGAAACTAATTTCAGCATTTAGTCCCCGAGAAGGACAGGAGTCTGCGACTGTTTCTGCGGGAATTGGCTTGCGGCCCAGTATAGAAGCACAGTCAAGATTAAATGAGCCATCTGAAGAACCAGTAGAAACTCCAGAAATTGCATTAAAGAAACTGAATACAACGAAGCCTCCAAATAAGGGAACTGTGCAGCCATTGCTCCCACATCTTGATGAGGTACcaggggaaggagagattaaaAGAGAGGAACGGAAAAGAAAGTACAGTGGTACCCCTGAGGACACAAATGATCACAAGTCTGCCAATGAAAAATTACAAACCATTGATGCGGATGAGAAACTTGGGATTGATATTGATTACACTCAAAGTTATAGGAAACAGATGGAGCAGAACCGTAGACttaaacagcaacaggaaatGGAAATGGCAAAATCTGAAAAGTACAACAGCCCCAGGAAAGAAAATGCAGATGAATTTGAAAGGAGGAGTTTAGTCCATGAAGTGGGGAAGCCACCTCAGGATGTCACAGATGATTCCCCTCCAGTTAAACGGAGAAAAACTGATCAATTTGACTTTGAAACTAGCATGAAACGAGAAAGAAATTACAGAAGTTCTCGTCAGCTAAGTGAAGATTCTGAGaaaactgtcctttcccctggATTTCGACATATCCTCTCTTATCAGGATGAGGATGATAATGATTCCCCCCATCAGGCATTGCTACCAAAAGAACCAAAGGATTCTCCAAAACTAGACTCCACCTTTCAGATTCCTGTTAGAGAAGAACCTTTAAAATGCAATGCTCATGAGTCAAATAAGCGAGAACAAATGCTGGATTTGGCTAGGTTTAAAATAATGTCTCAGAGCTCAGAAGAAGAGGCACCTCGTTGGGAAACACGTCTGAAACTAGATGCAAGTAGGTCTGATGTTAGCTTTCCCAGTAGCATTATCAAACGAGATGGCATTCGCAAACGTTCTGTACGTGAGCTTGAACCAGGTGAGGTACCATCTGATTCTGATGAGGATAATGAACATAAATCTTCTCATTCACCTAAAGCTTCAACATCTTTTGAAAGTTCTAGATTACCTTTATTCCTGCGAAATAGGGAAGATAGAATATCAGACTTAAAGCTGTCAAGCTCACTAGAAAGAAATAAATTCTACTCCTTTGCACTTGACAAGACCATTACCCCTGATACCAAGGCTTTACTTGAGAGGGCAAAGTCTCTGTCTTCATCCCGAGAAGAAAATTGGTCATTCTTAGATCGGGATTCGAGGTTTGCCAGCTTCAGGAAAGATAAAGATAAAGAAAAGGTTGAATCAGCACCAAGGCCAATCCCTTCTTGGTATatgaaaaagaaaaaaattagAACAGATTCTGAAGGCAAAATAGATGAAAAGAAGGAAGATCATAAGGAAGATGAACAGGAGAGGCAAGAATTATTTGCTTCCCGGTTCCTGCATAGCTCAATCTTTGAGCAGGATTCAAAACGCTTACAGCATCTTGAAAGGAAAGAAGATGATATGGATGTAATTTCAGGTCGGTTATTTGGAAGGCAGGGATCTGTTGATGGCTCCAGTAATACCCCAGATCTCATACAGGAACCTGTAGTCTTATTTCACAGTCGGTTTATTGAATTGACACGTATGCAACAGAAGGAGAAAGAAAAGGATCAGAAGCCAAAGGAACTTGAACGACGAGAAATTGAGAAAGAAGCTCAACCTAAAACAACAGAGCCTGTATCTGAATTGAAAGAATCAGATTTGAAAAATACTTGTCCTCTTTTGAGGGCTATAgtcccaccaccacctccaccacctcctctgaccaCAAGTTTTCAGGCACTACCTGCTGAACAACAAGAAACCGTTAAAAATAAAACAGCAAATGAAACCCTGGTGACAGAAAGTGTAGTTTCCAACTCAGGAGAGAATCGTTCAGAATCTGGACCTGCAGCTGATGCATCTAAACCTGTCATTGTTAATGTGAGCCCCTGTGAAGAAATCGAACCTATTGTTGTAAACAAGCAGTTGGAAGCAAATGTTACTTCAGAACCAGTGGCTTCTGGGCAGGAATCAGTAGTTAGAGAACATCTGTCTTATTTGGATACCAAACCACCAACTCCAGGGGGAAATGATGTACAAGAAATCTGCATCAATGCTGAACCTAAAGTACCAGAGATCAATGCAGATTCCTCCAAACCTATCCCAAAAGAGGTAGTATCTGAGGAGCACAAAGATAATAAGAATCCTCCTATCAGTGTTGAACTGGATATCAACAAGAAAGAAGAGCATTCAGGGATCCGTCCACAGGTTTCTGACAATGAAATGGATACTGAGCCTTCTGTAgttttaaaagagaaaaagaattccAAAAATAAAAGAACAAAGACTCCACTTCAAGCCATCACTGCAACCATTTCAGAAAAGCCGGTCACAAGAAAAAGTGAAAGGATAGACCGTGAAAAGCTCAAACGGTCGTCATCACCTCGTGGCGACACTCAAAAACTTCAGGACCAAAAGTTAGATATAGAAAAGGTCTCCAAAAACACAGCAAAGTCTCCAAGTTCAGCCCCCGAGTCAGAAACCTCTGAGCCAAGTCTTCCTTTAGGTAGAACAAGACGCAGAAATGTGCGGTCAGTTTATGCCACAGTTGATGATGGCCCATCCTTAATAAAGGACTCAACAGATACATTGCGTTCAACCAGGAAAAGGGCTGAGAAAGAAGTTCAGGAATCACCAAATGTACAAACCCCTCCACGACGGGGAAGACCTCCAAAATCCCGTCGTAGACCTGGTGAAGAAGTGCCATGCTTTAAAGCTGACCAGGTAAAACAGGACGCTGAAGAAACAGAAACTAAAGATGGTACTGAAAGCACAAAACCTGTGGAAGGGTGGAAGTCACCTCGATCGCAGAAAACCGCACAAAGTCATTCTTCAGCTGCTCAGAGTAGCCAGATAGGAAGAAAAGGAGTTAAGACAGAACCAAGAACTGCTGAAATTTGTGTTGAACGTACAGCTGATGCTGCAGAGCCCTTAATTGAGCAAAGCTCAACAGCTGAGAATATCAAAGCCTCGGCTGAGGGAAATGAGATAGTAAGTGATCAAAAATCTGACAGAAATGATGGTGCATTAGAGAAGTGTCCTTCAACTAACAATTCGGGTGAAATCATAGAGAAAAGATCTGTGGAGAAAGGCTCAAAGTCAAaatgtgggagagggagaaatgCAAAGGCTAGTGAGGACAAAATGTGTCTACGAAATTTGGAAATAAGACTTAGCACTGAAGAAGTAAAAGGTGTTCTTCACTCAGGTGATGGAGAAGTGACTGTGACACCAAAAAAGGACCCACCGAGAAAtgacagtcagtcacctgagctAGTTAAAGAAGAAATAGGTGATACGTTTTTAGGACCTCCCAAATCACCAGAAAAAGAAATAGCAAAACCTGAGTGTTCACCAGAAGCTGTACAACGAGCTAAACAGATAGAACTTGAAAGAGCAGTGGAGAACATTGCAAAATTAACAGAAATCCCAACTGTACATCCTTACAAAGAGACGGCAGATGAGCCAGATGTTAGAACAGAGGAAGACGCGGAAAAGCCTGCCCATCAGGCTAGTGAAACTGAGCTTGCAGCAGCCATTGACTCCATTATTGCTGATGAATCAGCAGAACCAGATAGCTTCCCATCTGCTCCAAGATACCCTACTGAACAAACTGTAGCAGGTATCTCTGAAGATCAAATGGTACTTCCTACACCACCAGACACTTTGCAGCCTGAAACTGATCAGGATATTGTGAATATTTTAGAGTCAGCTGCAGATGTTGGTGCCTCAGGCCGATTGTTGGCAAAGGGCCAACCCTCAAACCGTTTGATATCAAAGATCCCAGCTTCAGGTCGTTTGCTGTCTAAAGCCCCAGTTTCTGGTCGCTCTGTTTCTAAATCTCCTGCTTCAGCAGAAAATGTGGTTACAGAAGTTCCCTCTTCAGTTGAAAGCATGGTTTCTGAAGTTCCCACCTCTACAGACAACATGATTCCTAAAGTTCCTACCTCAGAAGACAACATAGTTCCTGAAAATTCTACACCAGTAGACACCCCTTCAGCAGACAGTGTGATATCTAAAGCTCCAGTCCCATTGGATAGCACGATTGCTAAGGTTTCTGTCTCAGTGGAAAGTGTAATATCTAAAGCACCTGGCTCAGTTGAGAGTGTAATATCTAAAACTCCTGCATCAGTTGAGAGTGTGATTTCTAAAGTACCTGTCTCAGCTGAGAGTGTCATTTCTAAAGTTCCAGTCTCCACAGAGAGCATGGTTTCTGAAACTCCCATTTCAACAGAAGGTGTTGTTCCCTCAGCTCTGTCCTTGGACACTTCCGCTTTGAAAACTCCAGCTATGGACAGTCACTCGGCAATTTCAGTCAGTTCAACTTCCAGATCTCCTTTATTGACTACAGTGGTTGAGGCAAAAAGTCCTGATGTATGTTTTCAGCGATCTGGAAATATTTCCCAGAAAACAGAGAACCTTCCATTGCCAGAACCTGCTGAAGTCCCACGGACCCCAAGTCGTAGAGGGCGTTCAAAACCTCGAATGACAAGGCGTAATAGAAGAGGGAGCACTAGCAGAAAGGGAGAGTTAGCAGATGACAATAGTTCTGAACCCGAACCAGTGCCTGTTTCTGCTgacattaaacaaaacagtgtTACAGCAGAAACCATTTCAGAAAAATGTGCAAATAAATCAGTGGTAGAACCTATTTCTGTTTCCAAGAGTGATGCAGACAACCTGACTAAATTAGAAGAGTGTAAACTTGGTGGTATGAAACTCTCTGAATCAGATAAGGATTCAACAACTGAAGCTATTTCACCACATGATCCACTGCATTCTTCAGCCTGTAATGAAGATAACAGAAGTCCTCCCTGTTTTAAACTAAAGCAACACACCGAGTTTGCACCTGAAGCtcaatcaaaacaaaacatatcAAGAGTAGCTATTAATGCTTTCCCTACCACAACTACTGCAAAAATTTCAGTAACTCCTGCACCTGCCTTGGGAACTGCACATATTAGTTCTGGGGTTGTGCCAGATTGGATGTCAAGGCATGAGGCATCTCGTGCTTGTTCTACACCCCCTCCTACTGCTCCTCCCCCAGATACCAAAGCTTCTGACCTTGACACCAACTCTAGTACATTGAGGAAAATTCTCATGGAGCCAAAGTATGTGTCAGCTACAGGTGTTACAACCACGTTTGTAACTACAGCAATAAATGAGCCACTGACTTCGGTTCGGACAGAAGAAGCTTTCCCTTCAAGTGAAGCTAGCAAACTGGTATTGGATGAAAAAGCTGTAGTTCCACCTAGCAGTACTGGAGGACAACAAATATCAGAGATGCCAGTGTTTAATGAGAAAGAAAAGCATAGTAGTCCTTTGATATCACCCAAAGTTACTTCTGTAATAAGCAGGATCCCACCGAGTTTAGATCAAGAGGAAGCGGCAAAGGTGACAGCAAACAGCCGAGGCCCAGCCAGCCTTCCATCTCAGACACCAAATCTCCCAACTGTGTCACTGACCAAACAGAAATATAGATCAAACTTGACTGAAAATAGCAGATACAAGCTTGGGACAGTGGCATTCATTGGAGATGAGTCTCGGCAGGTGGATAATCTTACATTAAACCAGGGATCTAGTCCACGACTGAGAGTAAATACCTCTGAAGGGGTTGTGGTGTTGAGTTACTCTGGTCAGAAAACAGAAGGTCCTCAAAGAATAAGTGCTCCAATCAGCCAGATTCCACCTGCTAGTGCAGTAGATATAGAATTTCAACAATCTGTGTCCAAGTCGCAAGCCAAACCAGAGCCAATTTCACAATCACAGCCTGTTTCAAAGGGTTCACAAACTCCATCGGGTTATAGCAATGTGATTAGCACTCATTCCTCAAGCATACTTGTTGGACATGGTGGTCCCCAATCTTATAACACATCACCTGTTATTTCAAGTATTAAACAAGAGCATCAAATCCATGAGAAATCTGAATCAGCTATGCATTCGGGTACACTATCGACTCAGCCAGGAGCAGTTAAGATAGTCTACAATCCTTTACCGAACATTGTATCTACTAACAAGAAAGGTGGAGACCCAGTTGTTCCCAAAATTGAagctgttaaagtaacacagcaGTCAACCCTGAGCCCAGGAATCAGCCCTCATCATGCTGCTATGCCAAGTAAGCTGCAATCAGACACTAACCACATCAGTTCTGGGCGTGGCACCCCAACAGAAAGAAGTCTGCCTCTGCCAGTTTCCATTAAACAGGAACCCCATTCTCCACGCACATCTGTTCATTCCCCTTCTCCATTTCCCAAAGTGTGTCAGCCGAGTAGCACCTCAACAACTTCCCAATCAATGAATGCTAATATGGTTATAAATGCTGGTCTTACTATGACACAATTTGTTCCGAGTGTCCATTTGCCAGAGCAATCGGTCATTATGCCTCCTCATAGTGTGACACAGACTCAGGTGGTCTCCTTAGGGCATCTTTCTCAGGGTGAAGTAAGAATGAATGCTCCTTCAGTACCAGGTATTCCATTTGGCATAAGACCCGAGACTCACCATCCCTCTCCTAGAGCTGTCCTCCAACCTCAAATGGAACTTCGTTCACAGAGATCAAACACGCCACAGTCAACAGTTATCAGAGACTTGTGTATGCCTCAGATATCCAACCAGCATCAACCTGATGAAGAACTACTTCATTATCATGGACTTAGAAGAGGATCAGCTCCCTTACAGCCAGATGTCCTTGTGATGCAGCCAGACTATAGAATCCATCCTGGAGGTTTGCGACTGGACCAATACAATGTGTCACAAGAGATGTTGCTGCGTGACGTTAGGATGATGTACCCACCTATGACAGCTGTAGGT
The Chiloscyllium punctatum isolate Juve2018m chromosome 16, sChiPun1.3, whole genome shotgun sequence DNA segment above includes these coding regions:
- the spen gene encoding msx2-interacting protein isoform X2; translated protein: MVRETRHLWVGNLPENVREDKIIEHFKRYGRVESVKILPKRGSEGGVAAFVDFVDIKSAQKAHNSVNKMGDRDLRTDYNEPGTIPSAARGLDDTVPIGTRTREVSGFRGGGGGPTYGPPPSLHGREGRYERRLDGASDNRERTYDHSAYGHHDRTTAGFDRPRHYEQDYYRDPRDRTIQHGVYYGSRSRSPTRFEAHDPRYEQRGREQFAISSVVHRDLYREDITREVRGRRQEKNYQHSRSRSPHSSRSGNQSPQRSSQASRSRRSPSGSGSRSRSSSSDSVSSSSSTSSDSDSSSSSSDESPARSVQSAAVPAPPVQLPTPVEKDEPRKSYGIKVQNLPVRSTDTSLKDGLFHEFKKYGKVTSVQIHGASEERYGLVFFRQQEDQEKAMNASKGKLFFGMQIEVTAWTGPETESENEFRPLDDRIDEFHPKATRTLFIGNLEKTTTYGDLRNIFERFGEIVDIDIKKVNGVPQYAFLQYCDIASVCKAIKKMDGEYLGNNRLKVRKEKYSHLLIRNIHLSGIHSEILLGFGKSMPTNCVWLDGLSSNITEQYLSRHFCRYGPVLKIVLDRQKGMALVLYDEIECAQTAVQETKGRKIGGNRIKVDFANRESQLAFYRSMEVSGQDIRDLYEIFAERRQDRRGSYHEYPADRAYFDAVRGPAAVFPEDPRRDYRARSRDFYAEWDPYQGDYYDPRYYEDPREYRDYRDPYEQDIREYSYRQRERERERERYESDRERDHERRTCERSQSPTHSRRAQSCSASPAQSERHQSDSVDSERRIYSRSSDRSGSCSSLSPPRYDKADKPDKVRPDRYEKNEKEKDRLFEPERAEKRTQRKDKSEKLERTKKIEKSEVEKLDKKEKIEKLKIRKVKPPSPSSLSSETDHEVDRDLNLDSLKGKTKQGKDKAEKEGASKNRLDLIPCVVLTRVKEREAKMIEPLNAEKPRGKSESDTVKSPSAEQNKVQLTRLDQTKTELSKLEPSRPKVPKEKLLASQIEVVGKEVKIKHKKNLKSEPCPEAPNAMDIDKLEARKRRFADPTLRTDRQKLEVKRGSQEEEELRLGLRKPPELAAWREMPTVGKEGDLDRRPLRKELLKREHRKVKQEKLISAFSPREGQESATVSAGIGLRPSIEAQSRLNEPSEEPVETPEIALKKLNTTKPPNKGTVQPLLPHLDEVPGEGEIKREERKRKYSGTPEDTNDHKSANEKLQTIDADEKLGIDIDYTQSYRKQMEQNRRLKQQQEMEMAKSEKYNSPRKENADEFERRSLVHEVGKPPQDVTDDSPPVKRRKTDQFDFETSMKRERNYRSSRQLSEDSEKTVLSPGFRHILSYQDEDDNDSPHQALLPKEPKDSPKLDSTFQIPVREEPLKCNAHESNKREQMLDLARFKIMSQSSEEEAPRWETRLKLDASRSDVSFPSSIIKRDGIRKRSVRELEPGEVPSDSDEDNEHKSSHSPKASTSFESSRLPLFLRNREDRISDLKLSSSLERNKFYSFALDKTITPDTKALLERAKSLSSSREENWSFLDRDSRFASFRKDKDKEKVESAPRPIPSWYMKKKKIRTDSEGKIDEKKEDHKEDEQERQELFASRFLHSSIFEQDSKRLQHLERKEDDMDVISGRLFGRQGSVDGSSNTPDLIQEPVVLFHSRFIELTRMQQKEKEKDQKPKELERREIEKEAQPKTTEPVSELKESDLKNTCPLLRAIVPPPPPPPPLTTSFQALPAEQQETVKNKTANETLVTESVVSNSGENRSESGPAADASKPVIVNVSPCEEIEPIVVNKQLEANVTSEPVASGQESVVREHLSYLDTKPPTPGGNDVQEICINAEPKVPEINADSSKPIPKEVVSEEHKDNKNPPISVELDINKKEEHSGIRPQVSDNEMDTEPSVVLKEKKNSKNKRTKTPLQAITATISEKPVTRKSERIDREKLKRSSSPRGDTQKLQDQKLDIEKVSKNTAKSPSSAPESETSEPSLPLGRTRRRNVRSVYATVDDGPSLIKDSTDTLRSTRKRAEKEVQESPNVQTPPRRGRPPKSRRRPGEEVPCFKADQVKQDAEETETKDGTESTKPVEGWKSPRSQKTAQSHSSAAQSSQIGRKGVKTEPRTAEICVERTADAAEPLIEQSSTAENIKASAEGNEIVSDQKSDRNDGALEKCPSTNNSGEIIEKRSVEKGSKSKCGRGRNAKASEDKMCLRNLEIRLSTEEVKGVLHSGDGEVTVTPKKDPPRNDSQSPELVKEEIGDTFLGPPKSPEKEIAKPECSPEAVQRAKQIELERAVENIAKLTEIPTVHPYKETADEPDVRTEEDAEKPAHQASETELAAAIDSIIADESAEPDSFPSAPRYPTEQTVAGISEDQMVLPTPPDTLQPETDQDIVNILESAADVGASGRLLAKGQPSNRLISKIPASGRLLSKAPVSGRSVSKSPASAENVVTEVPSSVESMVSEVPTSTDNMIPKVPTSEDNIVPENSTPVDTPSADSVISKAPVPLDSTIAKVSVSVESVISKAPGSVESVISKTPASVESVISKVPVSAESVISKVPVSTESMVSETPISTEGVVPSALSLDTSALKTPAMDSHSAISVSSTSRSPLLTTVVEAKSPDVCFQRSGNISQKTENLPLPEPAEVPRTPSRRGRSKPRMTRRNRRGSTSRKGELADDNSSEPEPVPVSADIKQNSVTAETISEKCANKSVVEPISVSKSDADNLTKLEECKLGGMKLSESDKDSTTEAISPHDPLHSSACNEDNRSPPCFKLKQHTEFAPEAQSKQNISRVAINAFPTTTTAKISVTPAPALGTAHISSGVVPDWMSRHEASRACSTPPPTAPPPDTKASDLDTNSSTLRKILMEPKYVSATGVTTTFVTTAINEPLTSVRTEEAFPSSEASKLVLDEKAVVPPSSTGGQQISEMPVFNEKEKHSSPLISPKVTSVISRIPPSLDQEEAAKVTANSRGPASLPSQTPNLPTVSLTKQKYRSNLTENSRYKLGTVAFIGDESRQVDNLTLNQGSSPRLRVNTSEGVVVLSYSGQKTEGPQRISAPISQIPPASAVDIEFQQSVSKSQAKPEPISQSQPVSKGSQTPSGYSNVISTHSSSILVGHGGPQSYNTSPVISSIKQEHQIHEKSESAMHSGTLSTQPGAVKIVYNPLPNIVSTNKKGGDPVVPKIEAVKVTQQSTLSPGISPHHAAMPSKLQSDTNHISSGRGTPTERSLPLPVSIKQEPHSPRTSVHSPSPFPKVCQPSSTSTTSQSMNANMVINAGLTMTQFVPSVHLPEQSVIMPPHSVTQTQVVSLGHLSQGEVRMNAPSVPGIPFGIRPETHHPSPRAVLQPQMELRSQRSNTPQSTVIRDLCMPQISNQHQPDEELLHYHGLRRGSAPLQPDVLVMQPDYRIHPGGLRLDQYNVSQEMLLRDVRMMYPPMTAVGDVHGEARQARTPDGSVKTPPTSKTPQPAKEAPKTSEVKMTKSPHNEARLINVPPGMPMSQSVMVSHGVQLMHQVPSSFHDYPRVYQDPRNFHHSHLGHPPFGGMNLPSRSMTPQGISEGEHVHPGQRSKTPQISQDTKGSAASEHPHHVSITRLTGQMELHSPHLQHLQRERVQPEANLTSYPSPTGVSMPIKHELSSPHQPLTPKQPSFISTQSSTPGTAPSPVISRSDPPTTGKQEPQPPSGSQRPVDMVQLLTKYPIVWQGLLALKNDTAAVQLHFVSGNNVLAHRSLPAPEGGPPLRIAQRMRLEATQLEGVARRMTVETDYCLLLALPCGRDQEDVVSQTESLKAGFISYLQLKQAAGIINVPNPGSNQPAYVLQIFPPCEFSESHLSRLAPDLLASISNISPHLMIVIASV